One window of the Chryseotalea sp. WA131a genome contains the following:
- a CDS encoding gliding motility-associated C-terminal domain-containing protein, with translation MLAPSGFLIYQWSNGQTTQGISVSTAGPYSVVVGNAANCLSTASTATTIASTGQPCTGGPTIDPNNKPPVIVAAKVNTAIGGKIILSLAELISDPDNSIDFTTLRIVQPPASGAVATINASQELTIDYGGIQFSGQETLTLQVCDVSASCSQQQIIIDVTGEIKVYNAISPNGDGLNDALFIEYISIIDEAKNNTVRIFNRWGDVVYEAENYNNTTIAFRGLSTSGDPIPSGTYFYRIDFRSGIPVKTGFFSLRR, from the coding sequence TTGCTTGCCCCTTCCGGCTTTTTAATTTATCAATGGTCGAATGGGCAAACTACACAAGGTATATCGGTATCTACTGCGGGCCCTTACTCAGTGGTGGTAGGCAATGCCGCAAATTGTTTGTCGACTGCTTCTACCGCAACTACCATCGCGTCTACCGGTCAGCCATGCACCGGGGGGCCAACAATAGATCCCAATAATAAACCACCTGTTATTGTTGCTGCCAAAGTGAACACAGCCATTGGCGGAAAAATAATCTTATCATTGGCGGAATTGATCAGCGACCCTGACAATAGCATTGACTTTACCACGCTGAGAATTGTTCAGCCACCGGCTAGTGGTGCAGTAGCCACCATTAACGCTTCGCAAGAATTAACCATTGACTACGGTGGCATTCAGTTCTCAGGTCAGGAGACACTTACCCTGCAAGTTTGCGATGTCAGTGCCAGTTGTTCGCAGCAACAAATCATCATCGATGTAACAGGAGAGATCAAAGTTTACAACGCCATATCTCCAAATGGTGATGGGTTGAATGATGCATTGTTTATCGAATATATTTCCATCATTGACGAAGCGAAGAACAATACGGTTCGGATTTTCAATCGCTGGGGCGATGTGGTGTATGAAGCGGAAAACTATAACAATACGACCATCGCTTTCAGGGGCTTAAGTACCAGCGGAGATCCAATTCCCTCAGGGACTTACTTTTATCGAATTGATTTTAGAAGTGGCATTCCAGTAAAGACAGGTTTCTTTTCACTCCGTAGATAG
- a CDS encoding response regulator transcription factor, with product MLKGKLFLSKAANEKVLEQFQSGRPTSQQAQLLTRREKEILQLLSDGLTGPQIADKLFLSPLTVETHRKNLFRKFNAHSVQSLLKIARDSKSV from the coding sequence GTGTTAAAGGGAAAACTATTTTTAAGTAAAGCGGCCAACGAGAAAGTTCTGGAACAGTTTCAGTCCGGAAGACCGACTTCCCAACAGGCACAATTGCTTACTCGCAGAGAAAAAGAAATATTACAACTACTATCTGATGGGCTTACCGGGCCACAGATCGCTGATAAATTATTTTTGAGTCCGCTCACGGTAGAGACACACCGAAAAAATCTATTTCGTAAATTCAATGCACATAGCGTGCAATCTCTGTTAAAGATTGCACGCGATAGTAAATCGGTGTAA
- a CDS encoding retroviral-like aspartic protease family protein has product MGLIRTELEVANWSDIHLSKKGIIPKEKVRKMNVKFLVDSGAYMMAINEDIVAQLGLEKVDSRLAEMANGEVIKLDVVGPLELRFGTRRSSVDAMVLPGNSECLLGAIPMQDLDLVIFEKEEKIMINPEQPYISKKPLK; this is encoded by the coding sequence ATGGGACTGATACGAACAGAACTGGAAGTCGCTAACTGGAGTGATATACATTTAAGCAAAAAGGGAATCATACCAAAGGAGAAAGTAAGAAAGATGAATGTAAAATTCCTTGTTGATTCTGGAGCGTACATGATGGCAATAAATGAAGACATTGTTGCCCAATTAGGGCTTGAAAAAGTAGATTCCCGTTTAGCTGAAATGGCAAATGGCGAAGTGATTAAGCTCGATGTAGTTGGCCCATTGGAGTTGCGCTTTGGTACTAGACGTAGTAGTGTTGATGCCATGGTTCTCCCAGGCAACTCAGAGTGTTTGTTAGGAGCAATCCCCATGCAAGATTTAGACTTGGTAATCTTTGAAAAAGAAGAAAAGATAATGATTAATCCAGAGCAACCGTATATTTCAAAAAAACCTTTGAAATAG